The Palaemon carinicauda isolate YSFRI2023 chromosome 33, ASM3689809v2, whole genome shotgun sequence genome contains a region encoding:
- the LOC137626303 gene encoding alpha-(1,3)-fucosyltransferase C-like codes for MSRCGLLLPIASPFRTKLIPLVLLSFGFTMYYLQGTDKIYEFLKLSTKVLVPRNISLGSEKHFTAISAFPNETPKPVVSEVETTTKPKATTKPAVPEVETTTKPKATTKPAVPEVETTTKPKETTKPAVPEVETTTKPKATLKPAVPEVETTTKPKATTKPAVPEVETTTKPKATLKPAVLGVETTTKLKTTTPSIIEGKDPWAIESRKVPLRGLGDSLLPFQAEFAAQIKDSPKDLFQEKPPVNGDEDLKNPPLKKILFWNDSYGSKYFGLGYGREPFIRAKCPVNTCFTTSDRNRFKPEETDAVLWHFRAKDRTLPSKRSPHTRYVFWLMESASYLYGNINAYNHVFNWTFTYRLDSDFPNTYGVVYRRRTPLPVQDYQNITSGKTKLAAWFVSNCVSASKRERFVRELQKNITVDILGTCGPLKCSRAVQWDSCYKTLEKDYKFYFSFENSLCQDYVTEKFFNILKLNVVPVVYGFGNYSALAPAHSYINALDFPSAEDLAQYLLYLDKNDTAYNEYFRWKVYHHFPTDWDRRMNHWCELCKRLHTDLHPKTYDLQDWFVKKSHCRHSFQEGRDFHIKSDS; via the exons ACGAAATTGATACCGCTAGTGCTGCTCTCTTTCGGATTCACAATGTACTACCTACAAGGCACGGACAAAATCTACGAATTTCTGAAACTCAGTACTAAAGTTCTTGTTCCCAG GAACATTTCGTTGGGATCAGAGAAGCACTTCACTGCCATAAGTGCATTTCCTAACGAAACCCCAAAGCCAGTTGTTTCAGAGGTCGAAACCACCACGAAACCGAAGGCAACCACAAAACCAGCTGTTCCAGAGGTAGAAACCACCACGAAACCTAAGGCGACCACTAAACCAGCTGTTCCAGAGGTCGAAACCACCACGAAACCGAAGGAAACCACAAAACCAGCTGTTCCAGAGGTCGAAACCACCACGAAACCGAAGGCAACCTTAAAACCAGCTGTTCCTGAGGTCGAAACCACCACGAAACCGAAGGCAACCACAAAGCCAGCTGTTCCTGAGGTCGAAACCACCACGAAACCGAAGGCAACCTTAAAACCAGCTGTTCTAGGGGTCGAAACGACCACGAAACTGAAGACGACAACGCCAAGTATAATCGAGGGAAAAGATCCGTGGGCGATTGAAAGCAGAAAAGTTCCCCTCAGAGGACTGGGCGATTCCTTACTTCCCTTCCAGGCGGAGTTCGCTGCTCAAATCAAAGATTCCCCGAAGGATTTGTTTCAAGAGAAACCTCCAGTAAATGGTGACGAAGATCTGAAAAATCCACCGCTTAAGAAGATACTCTTTTGGAATGAT AGCTATGGCAGTAAATATTTTGGCCTGGGCTACGGTCGAGAACCCTTTATCAGAGCCAAATGTCCTGTGAACACCTGCTTTACGACGAGTGATCGGAATAGATTCAAACCTGAGGAGACAGATGCTGTTCTGTGGCACTTTAGGGCGAAGGATAGGACTCTGCCTAGCAAAAG GTCTCCTCACACCCGATATGTCTTTTGGTTGATGGAATCAGCCTCTTATCTCTACGGCAACATTAACGCCTATAATCACGTTTTCAACTGGACCTTCACATACAGACTTGATTCGGATTTCCCCAACAC TTACGGTGTCGTCTATCGCCGCCGAACTCCCCTCCCCGTCCAAGACTATCAAAATATAACGTCAGGAAAGACAAAACTCGCAGCCTGGTTCGTCTCTAACTGCGTGTCAGCCAGCAAGAGGGAAAG ATTTGTTCGAGAACTGCAAAAAAACATCACAGTGGACATTCTCGGCACCTGTGGCCCACTAAAGTGTTCGAGAGCTGTCCAGTGGGACTCTTGCTACAAGACTCTCGAAAAAGACTACAAGTTTTACTTCTCATTTGAGAACTCCCTTTGCCAGGACtacgtcactgagaaatttttcaACATATTGAa ATTAAATGTGGTTCCTGTAGTTTACGGCTTCGGCAACTACTCGGCGCTTGCTCCTGCTCATTCATATATCAATGCTCTGGATTTCCCGTCAGCGGAAGATTTAGCTCAATATTTACTTTATCTCGACAAAAACGACACCGCATACAATGAGTACTTCAG GTGGAAGGTCTACCATCACTTCCCAACGGACTGGGATAGGAGGATGAACCACTGGTGTGAGCTGTGCAAGCGCCTTCACACCGACTTGCACCCGAAGACTTACGACTTACAGGATTGGTTTGTTAAGAAATCCCACTGCAGGCATTCGTTTCAAGAGGGAAGAGACTTTCACATTAAAAG